The Arvicola amphibius chromosome 5, mArvAmp1.2, whole genome shotgun sequence genome contains the following window.
aactctaatcccagcacgcttagaggcagaggcaggcagatctctgagttcaaggccagtctggtctatagagtgagtttcagaacagccagatctacacagagaaaccctgttttgaaaaacaaaaacaaaacaaaaccaaaaagtgaaaaaaatgcaTGTTTCCCTAGATATCATAGAGACGAAAGGCATTActaaggaagggagaggaggcacCTTTGGCATGGACTGGACCTTTAAGAAAAGGAGTTTATAAAGAACTGTAGGGTTGCCCAACCCCTGTCTCCTTCTCAACTTTGGGGAGGAATCTTTCCAGGGACAGGCCCAACCAGGGACACCAAAACATTGGGTTAGTTTAGATCCATGGGAGCCTGTTGGATTTGAGTCCAGAGAAGCACATGTTGCTGTTGCAGTTGCCTTGGTAACTGGAGGGACAGGCAGAACATGGCTTCCCAGTCTTGTAGGGCGCCTCCCCAATCCAGTTGCCCCTACAAGAGAACAGACCCAGGGGAAACAGCATTAGGGAACGAGTGTTTAGGTGAAATAGACTTCACAGATTTCCACATTTCCACTCTGGGGTCCACTGCGCATGGGACCTCGGACATGGCACTTCTGTAAgccctggtttctttctctgcaAACCCAGCAGATCCCTCCTCCATAGGGATGCCAAGAACAGCACAAATACaacctgtgcatatgtgtgcagcaTCACTGTCCTCGGAAAATACTGACATCCTATAAGGTTTGGCTTTCTCGCCTTCTCCCAGTCTCCCTGGAGGGGGCAGATTTGGGTTCTGGTCCTGAGTTCTCATCCTGGTGACAGACTGAGCCATTTCATTTCTTGGAAACTGATATTATTCTCTGAATAGAATAAATGTGACAGTGTCCATGAAAATGATGTGAAATGACCTATGGGGGGAAAAACCtctttgctatatgtatattgtGCAAATGAGAGCTTGCTAATTAGCTGATGAGGATAACGAGGCATGAGTGGCCCACTTGTGGAGCCTCATTATGGCCACCTTCCCTGTCTTCAAGGCTTCATCCTTAATCTAGGTACTCAGCTGTAGAATTACCCTCTCAAAAGACCTCCACCTTCTACGGAAGAGAATAGGGAACTATTGCCTAATGACTATAGACATTTCTCTGGGctgatagaaaaggaaaaagtttagAAGGAATAGGTAAATAGTTGATAGAGAGTTTGCCTAGCATTTACAAAgccccaggttctattcccagtaccacaGGTAACAGGTCCATAATTCCATAATTGGAGGTGAGGGGATTAGAACAAGATCAACATTTGCTAATTAATGAGGTAAAAACCAActggggctacatgagaccttgtctcaaaagaaacaacagagccagcaagatggctcagcaagtcaAGGCAGTTGCTgccaagcccagtgacctgagttcaatccccaggacccacatggtagaaggagagaatcaacaaataaatgactgtaatatagataaataaaatgacaatggTTGCACAATAGTATAGTAATTGTCACTGAattcttcacttaaaaaaaagactcaatggtatcttttatgttatattttactaAAACTTTAAGTATTATTTATTGTGTCTCTGTGACATGAAAACAGCTGTAGAGAAGAGATAAAGGAATTGTAACCCCATGtttcaataaagctttatttaaaatgGGCCACAAGCTAGGTTTGGCCATGGGCCATAGTTCTCAGAGTCCTGCCTTACAGAATCCCATCACTAACTGTGCCCTAACTAGGAGGCAGGTGGTGCGTGTCTGTAATCatagtacttggaaggctgaggctggggatttatgagtttgaggccagtttgggctatgtggtaaattccaggccagcctagaccatgtaaagagtccctgtctcaaacaaacaaacaaaaaacaaaacaaaataacaacaacaagcagcaatgaaataaaacaaaacttccaGAGTGCCCTTAGCTGCAGGCTTGGTTAGTATACACCTCACTTTCCCCTCAACTGGCTGAGGCCCTTCAcagtgtctctcttcctcctcagaaAACCTAGTAGTCTCTTGCTCTTGCCGCAGGCTACCCAGGTATCTTATCTCTGGCCTTGCAGCCTGTTATCAGTTATCTACAATTCCtaaggcttattttttttttacagtccaAACTAGCGAATAGTCCTTATAGCCGGAAATGGAATCCATTTCCCCCCCACCCAGCAAAAAGGTAATTGGGTTGGTTTTatgtgttgcttgttttgtttttgcttctgagACTGGGTGTTTTGTAGCTCATTGTGTTGAGATTACACCAAGCGCCACCAGGTATGGCAAGTGCTTAGGAAAGGATGTGCTTCTGATTTCATAACAggcttcattaatttttttcacccATCCATGGAGCTCTTCAAAATTTCCGTGATATTAGGATTAGTGCCAGATataataaattgtatttttttaaagatcctcTTGGAAGCCAGGCATGTGGGGGGGAATACACCTATAACCCCAACAATCAGAAGGTCAAGCTGGGGACCCAGAAGCTCAGTCATCTTCACTGAGAATTTGAAGACAGCCTGTGCTACAAAAGagcctgtttaaaaaaaaaaaaaagaaagaaagaaaaaatagacccTCTAGAAtgaggagggtggggtggggaggtctGGATGGTAGACTCAAagaagttctttgttttttgtttgtttaaccacTTGAGGGTAAattctgcttaaaaaaaaaaaaacagataatggcTAAACTGGGTTTTCTGTcctaatcccagctctggggaaactgaggcagagtctAATCCCCTGCAAGCTTGAGGCCACTCTCGGCTAagcagtgaattccaggccagtctaggtaacagtgaaacctgtctcaaacaaacaacaacaacaaaaaccagcagcagcaacaataacaacaacaacaacaaaaaaccagttttttattctcattttgagCTGAAACGCTGTAATGCTAGTAAGGCTGCGTTCTGATACTGGATAGGAACTTATCTTGCCATTTCCCTGTGTTTCCAATAGATTTGTGTAAAGATGGCTCCTGGTCTCCTGCCTACCACATGCCGCGAGGTAAGTCTGGGCGAGCTGCGCATGCTCTTTTCGTCTTTGCTCTTCCATCCAACCCGCCCTCCCAAGAGCAGGTGCTCTTAGCTGTCTGTTCCTTGGGGTGAGCTCAGAGGACTAGCACCGTACCCATTTGCTCAGTGATGCCTGGCACTGGCGTGAaaggctggcttcatggtgattAGCCACTTGATGGGCAGATGGGCCAATTCAAGCCACaatccccaccccctcacccGTCTTTCggccctctgtctgtctcctaccCCCACGCCTTGGGCACAGAAGAAGGATTATTGGCTGAGGCTGTGGCTAAAAGGTAGACTACTTGCCTAGCTTGTGTGAGACCCAGTTCTGgtgccacaaaacaaacaaacagacaaaaggcCTCATCAATTGAGTCTCTTAAATTGTCCAAACCAGTAGAGCACTGAGCAGGAGGAACCCCGGTGCGGTACTTACTTAATGGCGTAGTTGCAGACCAGGTACACAGCCTGCTGCCAGGTGCTGCCCCATACATCGATGCTGCTGCAGGTGTGAAGGGCGCAGCCCAGTCGGCTGGAGGATGCCCAGACCATCTGCGGAAGCACAGAGACAGGTAGACTGAGGCTTAGAGGAGCCCGAGAACCCTGGGAAGCATGGTCACTAGACCCCATTCCTGTGGAGTACGGACTCGGTGAAGTCTTGGGGCCTAGGGCTGAAGGATGGGAGAAGAGGCCACGTCTGCCTATCCTAAGGGGCTGGAGGATGGCTTAAGACATTTAttctgagctgggcggtggtggcgcacgcctttaatcccagcacttgggaggcagagacaggaggatctctgtgagttcgatgccaacctggtctacaagagctagttccaggacaggctccaaagctacagagaaaccctgtctcgaaaaaccaaaccaaacaaacaaacaaaagaaaaaaacaaaaacaaaacaaaaagccaaaaccaacaacaacaaaacatttattCTGTAATAgaatgtttttcaaaaataacGTTTAACTGAAACCAGCAGTAAGGAATGTGTTTCATATTGCTACATGGAGAAATAGGTGTGCAGGGTACAGAGTCGGCTGAAAGAAGCAGGGGTTCAGCACAGTAGAGCTCATGCCTTGTGGTTCTAAGCCCTTGGGTATACCCAGCATGCCAAAGAGCGTTATAAAGCAATATTTATCCATATCGTGTGTGATGTTACTATTTTCTAtaccctttcatttatttttttctttttaagattttcctTTTAGTGACAACCTTTGAAAGCCATTGTAGTGTTGGAGGTTAAACTTTGGAATCACACACGCTTGGATCAGCATCTCAACATCACCTGCTGTGTTTGTCTGAGTCTCTgaccctctctgtgcctctgtgcttTACTGGGAAGGTGGATGTAATGATGGTCCatgagtttgttgttgttgctgttgttttgagacactcACTATGATTTGAACCTCCCTATGTACCCCTGGGTGGCCTAGagcttgctcagtagaccaggctgaccttgaattcacagtgcCTTTGAAGTGCTGAGCCTAGAGGtacacaccaccacatctggctattttttatttttttaagatagttGGAAAGGGCTAGGGTATAGATCAGTGGTGGGAACAAAGCAGACAGTAGGAGTttggagaaacagaaaatactCAGAACATTCAAAACAGTACAGTGGCAGGGTGtgatgcctgtaatctcagaaggTGAAGCGGgaggagatctctgagttcaaagcctgtgAGAGCCTGTATTTCAATATAATTCATCTCAGTGCGTGGTCTACACAGCTTTCCAGGAATGTCTACATAAAGGAAAGCACACACTGGGAACCGTGGGCTTGCCTATAGTCCCAacgctcaggaggctgagacaggaaaatggaGAGTGAGAGACCAGCTTGGGATATTCAATGACCCTGtctacagaaagaaacaaaaggaagccCATGGGCCTGTGTTTTAATTCTCAttctgccgcccccccccccattactcTCTGAGGTGCCAGGGTCTGTTGAGTAGCACTCTTGGCTGGCAGAGGGTTACCTGGGTATAGTGGGAGCAAACAGGGCCCCTGCAGAGCCAAGGGCAGTGTGGAGCACAGTCCTTTGGAGCTGGGAATGAGTAATGCCGCTTTTCCTCAGACCAAGACTTCACGAGATCTACCACAGAACGGTACCTGGGGAGGCCgagaacatggaagacagtgaagGGAGGATGGAACTCACCAACGTGTTGTTGAGTCCCCTCATTCTCTGGCACATCTGCCATCTGTAAGATGGTAGGATGTAGACAGGCCATACTTACCTCAGGGGTTTAAGGTCTGAGAGGAGGGCGACGGAACGCTCACCTGTCTGGCACATAGCGCTCAGTAAAGCTGTGTGAAGAGCCAGGTTGTGGTGGTATTTCAGACACAACTTGTATTTTTAGGGAAAGAGAGGCATGTTGGAGCATCAGGCTATCCCAGGAAGCTCTCTGCAGACTGAAGTACCTGATGGGGTCTGAGGACTTTCTCCATTCCTGCCTGAGGAGATCAGGCCTTCCAAGCAACTCTCTCTGGGACAGAGTTTAGAAGCAGTCTTGTGCTGGAACTTGAGGCTGTGCTGAATTAAATCACATGAAACTTGCTGCTGGTCCCCTCAAACTTACAAAAGTCGGACGTTCCTTCAGTTCTTGGACTTGCTCTGGGCTTTTCCCCGGATGACTTCCCTGAAGGGTCTTTCTGGCTGCCCTTCACCAATCCCTCTCATGGAGCCTCCCTTTCTTGAGACAGCGTCTGTctttgtagctcagactggccttgaactcacagagactggcctgcctttgcctccagagtgttgggattaaaagtgttgcCACTACAGCTGGCTCTCCCTATCTCTCTTAGTCTCAGTTTTAACAAAAAAGATTAAatgttggagctggagaggtggcacagaggtcaagagcactggtggctcttccagagatccAAGTTCGGGGCACCAGAGCACATgtgacatacacatatactcataaatataaaatggttgttttttaaaaagatttattttaaattgtgtgtgtgtgtgtctgtgtatgtgtgtattattgtCAGCTTTCCTTTCCTGGACTGCCCATTGGTATTTTATCTTACTCTTCATCTTTATGTTGAACAGGCAGGCGTGAGACAAAGAGCGGACGGGGGGTGGCCTGAGAGTAGTCACATTGGCAAAGTGCTACTGTGCCTCTGCTCTTCACACCCTTTCTCGGTGAGTTTCAGGCCGCGGAGAGTGTGTCAGGAAGAATGTCATTGtaggagagagtgtgtgtgagctTGAGGAATGACCTGGTCACTGAGATCAGATCTGCAGGGCTCTGAGAGACCAGCCACAATCCCCAAGCTCGGCACTGGCTCCAACCAGTTGGTGACATGCAAAAGTGCAAAGGGGCCCAGTGGTGCCAGAAACTCAGTCATCAGGACCAACCCTGATCCGTCTGAGGTCATGGCAAACTGGTAGGATGGGGAGGGCTGTGTTTTCCTAATGTCCTCAATTGGTTGAATAAAACTGTGACATATGACCGTCTCttaaatgtttatgtgtgtgtttgtgtgcacatgtgcacacatatgtgttcatgtggagCATGTGTCTACATGTGAAGGCCAGTAGTCAACCCCAGGTATCATTTCTTAGAtgccatctaccttgttttttgaggtagggtctctcactggccaaaAAATCTGCCTGGCCAGTGATCCCCAGGGATctttcctgcctctatttccccagggctaagattacaggcatgcgctgTTGTGCTGggctttttgtgggttctggggattgagcacaggtccttgtgcttgccaGACAAACACTTCGCTACTGgagcatctcctcagcccttgtTACTGTCTTATGAAACTCACAAGTCTAGAAATAGCTAATCTAGGTCAAAAGAGACCCTAAGTTTTGGAACATAGGCCAAACTTCCTC
Protein-coding sequences here:
- the R3hdml gene encoding peptidase inhibitor R3HDML is translated as MPLLASIMGLAGLLLWTGHTVGALRMPNTTLFLGRPKNIAVWPLSGLGVPRYRRKRHISVRDMSALLDYHNHIRASVHPPAANMEYMVWDEQLARSAKAWATQCIWAHGPSQLMKYVGQNLSIHSGRYRSVVDLVKSWSEEKRHYSFPAPKDCAPHCPWLCRGPVCSHYTQMVWASSSRLGCALHTCSSIDVWGSTWQQAVYLVCNYAIKGNWIGEAPYKTGKPCSACPSSYQGNCNSNMCFSGLKSNRLPWI